GGTGCCGAGCACCTCCAGCCGCGGCAGCAGCCCCAGGGAATCGGCCACCATCGCCACCGAGTAGGCCTCCTGCCCCGTGGAGCAGGCGGCGGAGAGCACGCGCAGCCGCTGCCCCGCGCCCCTCGCGGCCACGATTCGGGGCAGCACCCTCTTCAGGTGCTCGAAGGGCTTGCCGTCCCGGAAGAAGAAGGACTCATTCGTGGTCAGCGCCTCCGTCACGGCCGCCGCCAGGCGCTCGCTGCCCGGTGCCCGCAGCTTCGCCGCCAGCGCGTCGAGTCCCGCAATCCGCTCGGCCCGCATCAGCCCACCCAGCCGGGTGTCCAGCATGTAGGCCTTGTCCGCCCCCAGCACGATTCCTGCGCGGGCGCGCACCAGCGCCGCGACCGTCTCGAACGCTGCGCTCACGACGCCATCCTCCCTGCATCCGCTGCCATGGCCGCCGCCCGGGCCGCCAGCCGCTCCGGCGGCCCCAGTTCCCGCGCGATCCCGGCCCGCGCCACCGCCCCCGGCATTCCCCACACCACGGAGGAGGCCTCGTCCTGCGCCAGCACCACCGCGCCGCCGGACGCCAGGGCCCGGCACCCCGCCAGCCCGTCCTGCCCCATGCCCGTCAGGATCACCGCCAGAACCCGCCCGTCGCAGGCCCGCTGCGCGCTGCGGAGCATCGGATCCACGGCCGGCCGGCAGAAATGCTCCGGCGGATCGTCGCGCAGCCGCGCCACCAGGCCCGACGCGCCCCGCTCCACCAGCAGGTGCCGGTTCCCAGGCGCCAGATAGGCGCGGCCGGCCCGCAGCGCCTCACCGTCCCGCGCCTCCGTCACGCGCACCGCCCCCACCCGGTCCAGGTGGTCTGCCAGCATGGCCGTGAAGCCGGCCGGCATGTGCTGCACGATCACCACGGGCACTGCCGGCACCGGGGTCAGCGCCCGCAGGAACGCGGCCAGCGCCTGCGGCCCCCCCGTGGACGATCCCACCGCCACCAGCGCCGGCGCCGACGCCGGCCGCACCGGCTGCAAGGGCGCCAGTGCACGGGGCTGGGGCGCCGGATGCCAGGCGGGTGCGCGGCGCATCCGCGCCCAGCCCTTCACCTTCTCCAGCAGCTCCGCGCGGAACACCGGGTCCATCGCACCGCCGCCTTCCGCGCCGGGCTTGGGGATATAGTCGGAAGCCCCTGCCCGCAGCGCCGCCATTGCCGCCGCCGCCCCGCGCTGGGTCAAGGCGCTCGCCACGATCACGCTCGGCCGCGGTTCCGCCCGCAGCAGCAGCGGCAGCGCCGTCATGCCGTCCATCACAGGCATCTCGAGGTCCAGCAGCACCACGTCCGGCCGGGCCGCCGCCAGCGCGTCCAGCGCCTGCCGCCCGTCGCCCACGCGCGCCACCACCTCGATCGCGGGATCCGCCCCCAGCAGCCTGGCCAGGATCCCGCGCACGGTCGCGCTGTCGTCGCAGATCATCACGCGCACCGGCCGGGCGCCCGGCACACCTCCCGGCGGCGCGCCGGGATCCACCCCCCTCACGCGGCCTCGTCGGGCAGCAGCCCCAGCACCTCGAGCTTGCCCGCGAGGATCGCGTCGTCGAAGGGCTTCATGATGTACTCCTGCGCGCCGCCCTCCAGCGCCGCGACGATGCGGGAGAAATCGCTCTCGGTCGTGCAGAGCATGATCCTCGGCTCGTCCGGCCCGAACTCCGCCCGCGCGCGGTGCAGGAAGGTGATGCCGTCCATGACGGGCATGTTCCAGTCCAGCAGCACCAACGTCGGCATCGCCGCGCGGCAGGCGTCCAGCGCCTGTTGGCCATCTTCCGCCTCGCGCACGGAGAAGCCGCGCGCCTCCAGCATCCGCCGGGCGGCGCGGCGCACCGTCCGGCTGTCGTCCACCACAAGGCATTCCGGCATGGCGCGCCCCTCTCAGCCAATGTCCAGGACGCGCTCGACGTCCAGCATGATGAGCAGCCGCGTGCCCGCCTCCGCGCCGCCCACGGCGTGCTGGTGCACGCCCGCGCAGACCTCGCGCCACAGCGGGTCCAGCGTGGGCGGGTTCGGCGCCAGGCCGGCATCCGGCAGCGCGAGCACCTCCCCCACCGAATCCGCTTGCAGCGCGTAGAGCTCCCCGCCCCCTTCGACCACCACGCTCATCGGGAAGGGCGCGCCGGGCTCACGAGGCGGCAGGCCCAGGCGGCGGCGCAGGTCCACGGCCGTCACGATGCGGCCGCGCAGGTTCAGCCCGCCCGCCACCTCGGGCGGTGCCAACGGGATGGGCGTGATCGTCTGCGGCCCGAGGATGTCGCGCACCCCCAGCACCGGCACGCCGCAGAGCTGTCCCGCGACGGTGAGGGTGAGGACGGCCGTGTCCGTCGGGGCGTGCGCGGCGGTGCGGCGCGGGGGTACCGCGGGCGTTGCGATGGCGGCTTCCATATGAGGTCTCCCGTCTCAGATCTGCGCGCCGGCCAGGCAGCTGCGCAGCGCGTCCAGCAGCGCGTCGCGGTCGAACTTCGCCACGTGGTGGTCGAAGCCGGCCTCTCGGCTGCGGCGCACCGCCGCCTCGTCCGTGTGGGAGGTGAGCGCGACGAGCGGCGTCTCCTGCCAGGCCCCGCCGTCGCGCGCGGCGCGCGCCAGCCCCAGCCCGTCCATCTCCGGCATCTCGATGTCGGAGACAACGGCGTCGAAGCGCTCCCCGGCCTCGCGCAGCCTCAGCGCCTGCGCGCCGGTGCCGGCCGTCACCACCTCGAAGCCCGCGGCGCCGAGCGCCGGCACCAGCATGTTGCGGAAGAAGGCGCTGTCCTCCACCACCAGCAGCCGCGGGCGACGGGCATCGGCCGCGCGCTGCGGCCCGAACCAGTCCTCGCCCGCCTGGCGCAGCCACCAGGCGCAGTCGATCACCTCCGTCGCGCGCCCGGCGATTACGGCGGTGCCGAGATAGCCCGGCCGCTCCTGCCCGCTCTCGATCCGCAGCCCCTCCTCGACCACGTCGAGGATCTCGTCCACGGCCAGGCCCACGGCGCGGCCGCCGTCGTTGAACACCAGCACCGCCTGCCGCCCGCCCGCAGCCGGGGGCATCCACCCCTCACCCATCGGGATCAGCGGCATCAGCGCGCCGCGGTACTGCACCACCGGCTGGCCGTGCGACATCTCGATCCGCTCGGCCGGCAAATCCTCCAGCCGCGCCACCAGCCCCAGCGGCACGGCGCGCGGCCCGCCCGCCCCGGCCCGGAACAGCAGGAGCGACAGCCGCTCGGAAGAGGCGGCGCCCACCACCGCCGCCCCGCGCCGGTCCTCCTGCACGCCCTCCGCGCCCACGCCCGTCGCGCGGGCGATCCCGTTCTGGTCCAGGATCATGATCACGGACCCGTCGCCGAGGATCGTGTTCCCGCTGAACATCGTCACGTGGCGCAGGATCGGCGCCACCGGTTTCACCACGATCTCCTCCGTGTCGAAGACGCGGTCCACGATGATGCCGAACAGGTTCTGCCCGACCTGGGTCACCACGACGAAGCCGCCATCCTCGGCCCCTGCCTTCTCCTCCAGCCGCAGCAGGCGGGAGAGGGAGACGAGCGGCAGCAGCCGGTCCCGCAGGCGCAGCACCGGCGCGTCCTTGATGTGCGTCACGCCGTCGCCGGCGCGCACCAGCTCCACCACGCCGATCTGCGGGATGGCGAAGCGCTCGCCCCCCGCTTCGACAATGAGGGCGGAGACGATGGCGAGCGTCAGCGGGATCTTGATGAGGAAGGTGGTGCCCTTCCCCGCGCGCGATCGCAGGTCGATCGTGCCGCCGATCTTCTCGATATTCGTCTTCACCACGTCCATCCCGACGCCGCGGCCGGAGACGGAGGTGACGGCGGCGGCGGTGGAGAAGCCCGCGCGAAAGATGAAGCGCTGGATGTCGCGCTCCCCCATCGCCGCCAGCTCCTGCTCCGTCGCCAACCCCTGGGACAGCGCCTTGGCGCGGATCCTCTCCACCGCCAGGCCGCGGCCGTCGTCGCCCACCTCGATGATGATGTGCCCGCCCTCGTGATAGGCATCCAGCAGGATGCGCCCGGCCTCGGGCTTGCCCGCCTCGCGCCGCTCCGCCGGACCCTCCAGCCCGTGGTCGCCGGAGTTGCGGACCATGTGCGTCAGCGGGTCGCGGATCATCTCCAGCACCTGCCGGTCCAGCTCCGTCTCGGCGCCGCGCATCTCCAGCTCGATCCGCTTGCCGAGCTCGCGCGAGAGGTCGCGCACCAGCCGCGGCAGTCCCTTCCACGCGTTGCCGATCGGCTGCATCCGCGTCTTCATCACCCCCTCCTGCAGCTCGGAGGTGATGTGGGACAGGCGCTGCAGCGGCCCGCTCAGCGCCCCGTCGTTCCGCGCACGGGAGAGCTGGAGGAGCTGGTTCCGCGTCAGCACCAGCTCGCTGACGAGCGTCATCAGGCTCTCCAGCACGTCCACGTTCACGCGCAGCGTCTGCGCCACCGCCACGGCCTCGGTCGCCGCCCCGCCCTCGGGCGCGGAGGGGGCGGGCGCGGAAGGGAGAACCGGCGCCACGACGGCCGGGCTCGCCACGGGCAGGTCCGGTGCCGACGCGGCGGCACGCCGAGGCGCGGCGCGCCGGCGCTTCGGGGCCGGCGTCTCAGGGGCCACTTCCGGCACGGCCGCCACGACCTCTGCAGGCGTGCTCTCGGCGGCGAGGGGCAGCGGCACGGTTCCGACGGCCCTGGGCACGGCCGCGGCCTTCCTGCTCCGGCGCGCCGGCCGCTTGCCCCCGGGCGCCGGCATCGCGGCGGCCGGTGCCGCACTCCCTAAGGCCGCCTTCCCCGGGGCCGCGTCCTCCGGGGCCGCGTCCTCCGGAGCCGCAGCGCCGGTGAACACCGCGTCCAGCTCCGCGACGATGGCGGAGTCGTCGCCCGCGGGCTCGGCGCCGCTTGCCTCCAGCCCCGCCATGATCTCGCGCACCCGGTCCACCACGCGCAGGATCAGCGAGACCCCGCCCGAGGTGACGGTCAGCGAGCCGTCGCGGTAGCGGCCCAGCACATTCTCGCCGGCATGCGCCACCTTCTCCAGGCGGGAGAGGCCGAGGAAGCCGCAGGTGCCCTTGATGGTGTGGATCAGGCGGAAGATCTCGCCGATCGTCCGCGAATCCTCGGGGTGCCGTTCAAGGCGGAGAAGGGCGGCGTCCAGTCCTGCCAACCCCTCGCTCGTCTCGGTCAGGAAGTCGGCGATCAAGTCGTCCATCGGATCCCCGCAAGGCTCTCAGCGGGGATCAGGATCGGACCGGCGGGCGAAGATTCGGTAAAGCCCGCCGGGGAAAGCACTGGCAGTCGAAAGCGCGGGGCGCCGGGTCAGCCCCGCGCGGGCAGCAGGGTCAGCGGGGCGATCGCCGCGCCGCCATCCATGGCGAGGTGAAGCTCCATCCCTGCCGCCGAGGCAAGCTGCCGCAGCAGCGGCGCCAGCACGTCGCGCGGGCTGGAGAGAGCATCGCCCGCCAGCACCGCGATCAGCCCCGGCGGCCAGGCGGCGTTGCGCCCCTCCGGCCACACCGCCACCCCGCCTTCCTGCCCCGCCAGATGCACGGTGCCGCCGCGCGGCAGGGCCTCGCTGCCCAGCATCGCGGCGGCCAGCACGGCCTGGGAGAGCGGCGCGGGCAGGGCCGCTTCGGGAAGGCCGGAGAGGTCCGCCGCGGCCCGGCCGTTCGGCAGGGCGCCGTCCAGCAGCTCCGCCAGCCCATCGCGCCCCAGCGGGCCCGTGCCCGCCCCGGCCGCGGCCCGCCACAGGCGCAGGCGGCGCCGCATCGCCTCCGCACCCTCGCGCGCCACGGAGAGCGCCTCGTCCGGCGCCTGCTCCGCGAGGTCCAGCGCGCCGGAGAGGGCCCCGAGCGGGCCGCCGAGGTCGTGGCAGATGCGGGCGCACACGTCCTGCGCCAGCAAAAGGGGATCCATTCAGACGCTCCTGCCGGGGGTAGCCGCTTTTGCCACGCGCCTCATTGATGCCTAGTAAAGTCGCGTGGCAGGGAAAGCACCGCCGCGCCAGGTCGGTATGATGAAAGAATGATCGGGAATGCCGGATTCGATCTTCGAGCCAGGGCAGATCGTCCGCCACCCCGGGCGCCCGGATTGGGGGACGGGCCAGGTGCAGTCAGTCCAGGGCGATCGCGTCACGGTCAATTTCGAGCACGCGGGAAAGTTGCTGATCAACGCGGCCAATACAACCCTGGATATAGTGGACGAGGCCTGACCCGGCGAAATCGCCCGCCCGGCCCTTGCAGCATACCGGTTCCACCGCCCACATCCCGCCAGTAGTTCCAGGAGCACCCAGGCCCATGCTCGATCCGTTCGACCGGCGGATCTCCTATCTCCGCGTCTCGGTGACGGACCGCTGCGACCTTCGCTGCGTCTACTGCATGGCGGAGGACATGACCTTTCTCCCGAAGAAGGACCTCCTCACGCTTGAGGAGCTGGACCGGCTCTGCGGCGCCTTCATCGACCTCGGCGTGGACAAGATCCGCCTGACGGGCGGGGAGCCGCTGGTGCGCAAGGGCGTGCTGCAGCTCTTCCAGAACCTCGGCGGCCGGATCGGCCCCAGGGAGCAGGGCGGCGGGCTGAAGGAGCTGACCGTCACCACCAACGGCACCCAGCTGCCGAAGATGGCGGATGACCTCTACAGGGCCGGTGTCCGCCGCATCAACGTCTCGCTGGACACGCTGGACCCGACGCTCTTCGCCAACGTCACCCGCTGGGGGAAGCTGGATCAGACGCTGGACGGCGTCTTCGCCGCCAAGGCCGCGGGCCTGGCCGTGAAGATCAACGCCGTGGCGCTGAAGGGCGTGAACGAGCACGAGTACGACCGGATGATCGCCTGGTGCGGCGAGCACGGCTTCGACCTCACGCTCATCGAAACCATGCCGCTCGGCGACATCAGCGGGGACCGGACGGACCAGTACCTTCCCCTCTCCGAGGTGCGGCGCCGGATCGCGCAGCGCTGGACCCTGCTGCCCAGCAGCCACGTCACCGGCGGCCCCGCCCGCTACGAGACGGTGCAGGAAACGGGGCGGCGAATCGGCTTCATCACGCCGATGACCCACAACTTCTGCGAATCCTGCAACCGCGTGCGCCTGACCTGCACCGGCACCCTCTACATGTGCCTCGGCCAGGAGGACGCGGCGGACCTCCGCGCGCCGCTCCGCGATCCGTCCGTGGACGATGCGGGCTTGCGGGACGCCATCCTCTCGGCCATTGCGCGGAAGCCGAAGGGCCATGATTTCGTCATTGGGCGAGCGCAACGTCCCTCCGTCGGCCGCCATATGAGCGTGACGGGCGGCTGAGGCCTGCGCCGGGGCGATCCGCGTGGCCCGCATGATCCCCCGCATGATCTCGAGGTAGGCCCGTGCTGAATTACGAACTCGTCTCCAGGCTGGCGATCCCGGGGCTGCCCGAGTGGAGCGGCCTCGTCATCCTCCTGCTCGGCCTGCTCTTCGTCATCGCCTTCGTGATGATGCCGTTCAGCGTCTTTGGCCTGAAGTCCCGCCTGGACGCCATCGAGGCGCAGCTGGACGACGTGCAGCAGGAGATCCGCAGCCTCGCGCTCCGCCTGCCCGAGCCCGCCGCCCTCCGCCGCCGCGCGGCCGGGACCGAGGAGATCTACGAGGAGCCGGTCCTGCCGCCCCGCGCCGAGCCTGCCCTCCGAGAGGACCGGGCGCCGCGCATGACGCCCCCCATCCCCCCGCCCCCGACCTGGCCCGAGGACAATCGCGGCCCCTCCCGGCGCACCGAGCCCCGGCTGGGCGGGCCGCGGCGCTAGCCGACCGCCCCTAGGCCGCGGCCCGGGCTGACGAGCCAGCGCCCTGTCGAAGCGCCGCCCGCCCTGGCCTATCCTCTGCCCATGCCGCCCCGCCGCCCCGCCGCCGACCAGGACCTTTTCGGCGCCCCAGAGCCCCCGCCCCAGCCCGCGCAGGGTGCGCCCGCAGGCCCCCGCCCCCTCGCGGATCGCCTGCGCCCCCGCACCCTGTCCGAGGTGGTGGGCCAGGACCACCTGCTCGGCCCGGCAGGCGCGCTGCGCCGGATGCTGGACCGGGGCGCGCTCGCCTCCCTGATCCTTTGGGGCCCGCCAGGGGTGGGAAAAACCACCATCGCCCGGCTGCTGGCCGAGGAGGCGGGGCTACGCTTCACCGCCCTCTCGGCCGTCTTCTCCGGCGTGGCGGACCTCAAGCGCGCCTTCGACGAATCGCGGCTGCGCCGACAGAACGGGGCGGGCACCCTCCTCTTCGTGGACGAGATCCACCGCTTCAACCGCGCCCAGCAGGACGGCTTCCTGCCCGTGGTCGAGGACGGCACCGTGGTCCTCGTCGGCGCCACGACGGAGAACCCCTCCTTCGCCCTCAACGGCGCCCTTCTCTCCCGCTGCCAGGTTATGGTGCTCAAGCGGCTGGACGACGCCGCGCTGGACCTCCTGCTCGCCCGCGCGGAGGCCGAGGCCGGCCACCCCCTGCCCCTGGACGAACCGGCCCGCGCCACGCTCCGCGCCATGGCGGATGGCGACGGCCGCTACCTGCTGAACCTGGCGGAGCAGCTGCAATCCCTGCCCGCGGGAACCCCCCCCCTGGACGTGGCCGGCCTCTCCTCGCTGCTGGCGAAGCGCGCCGCCCTCTACGACAAGGACCGGGAGGAGCACTACAACCTCATCTCCGCCCTTCATAAGTCGCTCCGCGGCTCGGACCCGGACGCCGCGCTCTACTGGTTCGCCCGCATGATCAAGGGCGGCGAGGACCCGCGCTACGTCGCCCGCCGCCTCGCCCGCTTCGCCTCCGAGGATGTCGGCGCCGCCGATCCCGCCTCCCTCACCCTCGCCCTGGCGGCCTGGGAATCCTACGAGCGCCTGGGCAGCCCGGAGGGGGAGCTGGCGCTGGCGCAGCTCGTCCTCCACCTCGCCGCCGCGCCGAAGTCCAACGCCGTCTACACGGCCTGGAAGGCCGCGCAGATGCTGGCGACGGAGACGGGCAGCCTCATGCCGCCCGCCAACATCCTCAACGCGCCGACGAAGCTGATGAAGTCCCTCGGCTACGGCCGGGACTACGCCTACGACCACGACACGGAGGAGGGCTTCTCCGGCGCCAACTACTTCCCGGAGGGGATGGAGCGCACCCGCCTCTATCGCCCGACGGAGCGCGGCGCGGAGGCTCGGGTGGCGCGCCACCTGGAGCGGCTGGAGGCGCTGCGGGAGGAGATCCGGGCGGAGAAGCCGTGACCGGACTTACGACGACGCGCCCTCCCCCTCTGCGATGAAGCGCAGCACCCCGGCCATCCGCGTGACGCCGCCATTGTCGGAAGGGTGGCGCACGCCGTCCAGCACCGGCACCTCCTCCAGGTCGAAGGGGCTCATCCCCTCCAGGCAGGCCAGGTTCACACCGAACTGGCCGGGGGTGGAGCGGCGCTGGTGGTGCGTGTAGATGCCGCAGCGCGTGCAGAAATGGTGCTTTGCCGTGCCGGTGTTGAAGCTGTAGGTGCCCAGCGCCTCCTCCCCCGAGAGGACCCGCACCCCATCCGGAGCCGCCGAGACCACCACCGCGCCCCGCATCCGGCAGATCGAGCAGTTGCAGCGCCGGGCGGTGTCGAGACCCTTCGCGAGGGTCACCTCGAAGCGCACCGCGCCGCAGTGGCAGGCGCCGTTCATCCGCCGGAGCGTCTCGCTCATCGTCATCTCCTCATCGCCACTCGGGAACAAGCATCTGGGGGACAACCACCTCGTGGTCCGGCCCGTTCCAAAGGAAACCGGGATGGAGGAGAGCAGCATGAGCGATAGGCCGCCGGAAGGCCCCAAGGCCGATTACGGCCCGGACGAGGCCAACCCCGCCCCCATCCCCCGCCCGCCCTCGAAAGAGGAGCTGGACCGGATCAGCGAGGACCAGTCCCTCATCACCGACGAGTGGTCGGGCGAGCCGGAGCAGGAGGGCGGGAAGGCCTGATCCCCTACGGCGCGGGGTTCTACGGCACGGGGTGCGTGTCGCCGGCCTGCTGCGGCGGCAGCTTGATCGCGATGGCGCGGAACCGCCCCGTGCTGGCGCGCGATCCCGCGTGGTGCGTGCCGCGCGGGATCACGATGAAGTCGCCGGGCCGCACCTGCACCTCCCGGTCGCCGAGCCAGAAGCTGCCGGTGCCGTCCAGGATGTACTGGATCTCGTCCGCGTTCGCGTGGAAGTGCTTCAGCACGTTGCCGCTCTGCACAGCCACCGTGCCCTCCGGCGCGGAGACGAGGAGGCGCGAGCGGAGGTCGGTGTTGTTGATCAGCGGCCCGATCTCGTCCTCGGTCAGCGCCAGCAGGTTGACGATGCGCGGCGACATGGCGGTGGCCGCCGGCTGCGCCTCCGCATGGGGCAGCACGCGGTCGGCATGGAGGCCGGCGGCGAAGGCGAGCGCGAGGCCGCCGAGGATCATGGGCAGGCGCATGGATGTTCCCCCGGATCGTTCCGCGGGGATCATCCGCCCACCTCTCCGGGGGCGCAACAGGAGGTGCAACGGGGGGGGGGGGCCCAACGCGGCGGCTCAGCGGCGGATGCGGCGCCAGAGCCAGCCGAGGAGCAGCACGGGCCAGATCACGCCCGTGGCCAGCATGAAGGGGCCGGTCAGCAGCATGAGCCAGCCCATCACGCCGGTGGTGTAGAGAAGTTCCCCCAGGTCGCCGAACCGGCTGGGGCAAGGGGTCGGGAAGCCCTCATGCACGCGGCAGCCCAGCGCATTGGCCACAACGGAGGTGAAGAGCACGGAGAGGAGGGGCGCCCAGGAGAGCAGCGTCACCACGCCGAGGATGACGAGGCCGACCCGCCCCAGCCGGTGGGGGCGGCCCGGCCCGATTCCCGGAGGCAGCCCGATCGGCGCTCCAGGGGGCACTCCAGAAGGCGGTCCCGGGGGCGATCCCGGGGGCGCCCCCTGACTCACGCTACTTCGCGGCGGCCTTCACGCCGTCCTGGATCAGCTCGGCGGCCTTCTCGGCGCTGCCCCAGCCCGTGATCTTCACCCACTTGCCCGGCTCCAGGTCCTTGTAGCGGGAGAAGAAGTGCTCGATCTGCTGCCGGGTGATGTTGGGCAGGTCGTCGCAGGACTTGATGTCGGAGAAGTAGGGGTGGAGCTTGTCGTGCGGCACGCAGACGATCTTCTCGTCCTGCCCCGCCTCATCCTCCATCAGCAGCACGCCGATCGGGCGGCAGCGGATCACGCAGCCCGGCACCACGGCGGCGGGGATCAGCACCAGCGCGTCGGTCGGGTCGCCGTCGTCGGCGATGGTGCCGGGGATGAAGCCGTAGGCGGCCGGGTAGGCCATCGGGGTGAAGAGGAAGCGGTCCACCACCACCGCCCCCGTGTCCTTGTCCAGCTCGTACTTCACCGAGGAGCCCTCGGGAATCTCGATCACCACGTTGATGTCGTGCGGCGGAGCCTTGCCGGTCGGGATGCGGCTGGGGTTCATGCGGCGATCCTGGGTCTTCGGTTAGCGCATCGGCGCGGAATGCGACGAAATGTCCCCGCGCCTTAGCAGTGCCCGCTTTCTCCCGCAATTCACGCGCTGGACGGGGCGCGCCGGTGCCCCCAGCATGCCGGGAATCACCCGATGGGAGGGAAAGCCTTGACCGCACCTGTCCTTCGCCGCGCCCTGATGGCGGCCGCCTCGCTCGCTGCCGCCGCCATGCCCGGCGCCCGGCACGCCGCGGCCCAAGGGGCGGGCCAGGGAGTCGCACCAGGGGCGGCACCTGCAGCCGCGCCTGCCCCGCCGCCCACCGCGGCGGAGCCGCTGATCGTCCGCAAGCAGGTCTTCGAGGCCGGGGAGTACCGCACCCGCAGCGGCGGCACCGTGCCGAACGCCCGCATCGGCTACCAGACCGCCGGCACGCTGAACGCGGCGGGCGACAACGCCGTGCTCATCACGCACTTCTTCTCCGCCAACAGCCACGCCTTCGGGCGCTATGCCGCAGGCGGCCCCGCGGGCTACTGGGACGACATCGTCGGCCCGGGCAAGGCGATCGACACCAACCGGTTCTTCGTCGTCTCCTCCGACACGCTCGTGAACCTGAACCTCAACGACGTCACCCCCACGAACCCCGGCACCACCAGCACCGGCCCGGCCACCATCGACCCCCGCACCGGGCGGCCCTTCGGGATGAACTTCCCGGTGGTCTCCATGCGGGACTTCATCGAGGTGCAGAAGCTGCTGCTGGACAGCCTCGGCGTGAAGCGGCTCGCCCTCGTCGCCGGCCCCTCCATGGGATCGCTCCAGGCCATCGAATGGGCCCTCGCCTACCCGGAGATGGTGGAGCGCGTGATGCCCACCGTCTGCACGGGGGAATTCGACGCGTTCCTCATGGGCTGGATGGAGCTCTGGGAGGTCCCCATCCGCACGGACCCCAACTGGCGGGGCGGCGACTATTACGGCCAGGGCCGGGAACTGCCGACGCGCGGCCTGGCGGAGGCGCTGAAGATCGTGACCCTCCAGGCGCGGGACCGCGGTTCGCTCACCCAGTTCGGCCGCAGGCCGGTGGAGGGCCAGGACCCGGCCCGCCGGATGTTAGACAGCTTCGCGGTGGAGAAGTTCCTGGACGACGCCGCCATCGCCCGCGCGCGGACGGCGGACGCCAACGCCTTCCTCTACCTCACCCGCGCCAACCAGCTCTTCCTGAACGAGGTCCCGGACACCGCCGCCGCCCTGGCGCGCAGCCGGGCGAGCTGGCTGGTGATGCCGGCCGTGGGCGACCGCATCTTCCCCGTGACCTACGGGCGCGACCTGGCGGAGGCGGTCCGCAAGGCCGGCCGCCCCGTGACCCTGGTGGAGCTGCAGGGCGGGCTGGGCCACCTGGAGGGCGTGGCGGGAATGGCGCAGGCCGAGGGCGCGATCCGCACCTTCCTCGGGACCTGACGCTGCATTAAGGAGCGCCCTGGATGGGCCGGTAGCTCAACGGTTAGAGCTGGCCGCTCATAACGGCTTGGTTGCGGGTTCGATTCCTGCCCGGCCCATCCGGTTCCTCACCGCCCCAGCAGCCCCCGCAGCAGGTCCTGCACCTGCGGCGCGCGTTCCCGTTGCAACGGGGCCGGCGCGGCGGGCGGAGCCCCCACGGCCGGGGCCGCGCCCCGCGCCACCGCGAGCTGCCCGGCGCAGTCCGGCGCTGGCGGCGCGGCGTTGCGGCCGCCCAGCAGCCCCTCCACCAGCGCGCCGACGGCGGCCGTCCCCTCGTCGCCGGAGCGCTGCGCCAGGCCGCCCAGCACGCCCATCGCCGCCGCCGTCGCGGCGTTCGGGTCCACGGAGAAGCGCGGGTTCCCGAAGCGGCCGGTGATGCCGAGCGGGGTGGTGAGGGAGACGTCGCCCACCCGCACCACCGGGCGCAGGCGGAAGGCCAGGGTCTCGTCGCCCAGATTGGCGGCGCCGGCGCCGGCCACGTTGGCCACGCCCGTCTGCACCAGCAGGGCGCGGGACTGGGCCACGCCCCTCTCTAGGTCGAAGCGCAGCGCGAGGCAGCGGATTTCCGCCGCGCCGCCCACCGCGCCCTCCGGCAGGACGCCGCGCAGGGCCT
This genomic window from Pararoseomonas sp. SCSIO 73927 contains:
- a CDS encoding chemotaxis protein CheW, translating into MEAAIATPAVPPRRTAAHAPTDTAVLTLTVAGQLCGVPVLGVRDILGPQTITPIPLAPPEVAGGLNLRGRIVTAVDLRRRLGLPPREPGAPFPMSVVVEGGGELYALQADSVGEVLALPDAGLAPNPPTLDPLWREVCAGVHQHAVGGAEAGTRLLIMLDVERVLDIG
- a CDS encoding chemotaxis protein CheW, translating into MDDLIADFLTETSEGLAGLDAALLRLERHPEDSRTIGEIFRLIHTIKGTCGFLGLSRLEKVAHAGENVLGRYRDGSLTVTSGGVSLILRVVDRVREIMAGLEASGAEPAGDDSAIVAELDAVFTGAAAPEDAAPEDAAPGKAALGSAAPAAAMPAPGGKRPARRSRKAAAVPRAVGTVPLPLAAESTPAEVVAAVPEVAPETPAPKRRRAAPRRAAASAPDLPVASPAVVAPVLPSAPAPSAPEGGAATEAVAVAQTLRVNVDVLESLMTLVSELVLTRNQLLQLSRARNDGALSGPLQRLSHITSELQEGVMKTRMQPIGNAWKGLPRLVRDLSRELGKRIELEMRGAETELDRQVLEMIRDPLTHMVRNSGDHGLEGPAERREAGKPEAGRILLDAYHEGGHIIIEVGDDGRGLAVERIRAKALSQGLATEQELAAMGERDIQRFIFRAGFSTAAAVTSVSGRGVGMDVVKTNIEKIGGTIDLRSRAGKGTTFLIKIPLTLAIVSALIVEAGGERFAIPQIGVVELVRAGDGVTHIKDAPVLRLRDRLLPLVSLSRLLRLEEKAGAEDGGFVVVTQVGQNLFGIIVDRVFDTEEIVVKPVAPILRHVTMFSGNTILGDGSVIMILDQNGIARATGVGAEGVQEDRRGAAVVGAASSERLSLLLFRAGAGGPRAVPLGLVARLEDLPAERIEMSHGQPVVQYRGALMPLIPMGEGWMPPAAGGRQAVLVFNDGGRAVGLAVDEILDVVEEGLRIESGQERPGYLGTAVIAGRATEVIDCAWWLRQAGEDWFGPQRAADARRPRLLVVEDSAFFRNMLVPALGAAGFEVVTAGTGAQALRLREAGERFDAVVSDIEMPEMDGLGLARAARDGGAWQETPLVALTSHTDEAAVRRSREAGFDHHVAKFDRDALLDALRSCLAGAQI
- a CDS encoding response regulator, which translates into the protein MPECLVVDDSRTVRRAARRMLEARGFSVREAEDGQQALDACRAAMPTLVLLDWNMPVMDGITFLHRARAEFGPDEPRIMLCTTESDFSRIVAALEGGAQEYIMKPFDDAILAGKLEVLGLLPDEAA
- the moaA gene encoding GTP 3',8-cyclase MoaA, producing the protein MLDPFDRRISYLRVSVTDRCDLRCVYCMAEDMTFLPKKDLLTLEELDRLCGAFIDLGVDKIRLTGGEPLVRKGVLQLFQNLGGRIGPREQGGGLKELTVTTNGTQLPKMADDLYRAGVRRINVSLDTLDPTLFANVTRWGKLDQTLDGVFAAKAAGLAVKINAVALKGVNEHEYDRMIAWCGEHGFDLTLIETMPLGDISGDRTDQYLPLSEVRRRIAQRWTLLPSSHVTGGPARYETVQETGRRIGFITPMTHNFCESCNRVRLTCTGTLYMCLGQEDAADLRAPLRDPSVDDAGLRDAILSAIARKPKGHDFVIGRAQRPSVGRHMSVTGG
- a CDS encoding histidine phosphotransferase family protein; its protein translation is MDPLLLAQDVCARICHDLGGPLGALSGALDLAEQAPDEALSVAREGAEAMRRRLRLWRAAAGAGTGPLGRDGLAELLDGALPNGRAAADLSGLPEAALPAPLSQAVLAAAMLGSEALPRGGTVHLAGQEGGVAVWPEGRNAAWPPGLIAVLAGDALSSPRDVLAPLLRQLASAAGMELHLAMDGGAAIAPLTLLPARG
- a CDS encoding DUF3553 domain-containing protein, with the translated sequence MPDSIFEPGQIVRHPGRPDWGTGQVQSVQGDRVTVNFEHAGKLLINAANTTLDIVDEA
- the cheB gene encoding chemotaxis-specific protein-glutamate methyltransferase CheB; this translates as MRGVDPGAPPGGVPGARPVRVMICDDSATVRGILARLLGADPAIEVVARVGDGRQALDALAAARPDVVLLDLEMPVMDGMTALPLLLRAEPRPSVIVASALTQRGAAAAMAALRAGASDYIPKPGAEGGGAMDPVFRAELLEKVKGWARMRRAPAWHPAPQPRALAPLQPVRPASAPALVAVGSSTGGPQALAAFLRALTPVPAVPVVIVQHMPAGFTAMLADHLDRVGAVRVTEARDGEALRAGRAYLAPGNRHLLVERGASGLVARLRDDPPEHFCRPAVDPMLRSAQRACDGRVLAVILTGMGQDGLAGCRALASGGAVVLAQDEASSVVWGMPGAVARAGIARELGPPERLAARAAAMAADAGRMAS